The Daucus carota subsp. sativus chromosome 2, DH1 v3.0, whole genome shotgun sequence genome includes a window with the following:
- the LOC135150314 gene encoding uncharacterized protein LOC135150314 — MGTEPRQATCMINFLVVKASSTYNAILGRTGIHAFKAIPSTYHMKIKFPTRNGIGEELGDQKMARSCYIRALRSGGAGGQVLPIEDLDVRGEEERRGKPAEDLIPIPLYTEEPEKVTYVGALLQEDLKQEVVKFLRNNRDVFAWTAADMPGIDPSFMTHKLNVNPDRKPIKQKKRNFAPERQEAIKQEVDKLLEAGFIEEIQFLEWLANPVMVKKANGKWRMCVDFTDLNDACPKDCFPLPRIDTLIDATAGHEMLSFMDGFSG, encoded by the coding sequence atgggtaccgaacctAGACAAGCCACATGtatgataaatttcttggttGTTAAAGCCTCGTCgacctataatgccatccttggaaggacggggatacacgcttttaaggcaatcccatccacttaccacatgaagattaaattcccaactaggaacggaattggagaagaattaggagatcagaaaatggcccgaagctgttatattAGGGCATTAAGATCTGGAGGAGCCGGGGGGCAAGTACTACCCATAGAGGATCTCGATGTTCGAGGAGAGGAAGAAAGAAGAGGCAAGCCCGCCGAGGACCTGATTCCAATCCCATTGTATACTGAGGAACCCGAAAAGGTTACTTATGTTGGAGCCCTACTTCAGGAAGATTTGAAGCAAGAAGTAGTAaaattcttgaggaacaaccgtgatgttttTGCTTGGACAGCGGCTGACATGCCAGGTATTGATCCCTCATTCATGACTCATAAATTGAATGTGAATCCTGATAGGAAACCGATTAAGCAAAAGAAGAGGAATTTCGCTCCCGAAAGGCAggaagccattaaacaggaggtcgataagttgcTGGAAGCTGGGTTTATTGAGGAAATTCAATTTCTGGAATGGCTAGCTAACCCTGTcatggtcaagaaggccaatggaaagtggaggatgtgtgtagacttcactgatctgaatgatgcttgtcccaaggattgtttccctcttccaaggATAGACACATTAATAGATGCCACTGCTGGCCATGAGATGTTAAGCTTTATGGACGGCTTCAGCGGATAA